A window of Cohnella herbarum contains these coding sequences:
- the spoIIGA gene encoding sigma-E processing peptidase SpoIIGA, translating to MIVYVDLVFFTNLAVDGTVLLTTAKARQLRPSRGRLFAAAFLGAAYAAVMFWAHVPYLYSFGAKVLISLVMVLLSYGYGGPLHFIRNLGAFYLVSFATLGGVIGLSFLLRSAESPWSGITYTSDGGLLLEWQSQLGLFVIAFLLSVWLFRSTSETRRKRQDLEQLFWEVEIRIDDGSWKMNALLDTGNRLYDPLTRIPVMIMEASVWKEQLPSGWCERLKGESADKLISELDARASEEYRWGNRLRLVPYRAVNGSTRLMLAIKPDVVVLSREGHPLLQVNRVLIGLDGGTLSSEGTYRAIVHPDMAQADPITSAPSQPA from the coding sequence ATGATCGTTTATGTAGATTTAGTCTTCTTCACCAATCTTGCCGTTGATGGTACCGTTCTTCTAACAACCGCCAAAGCGCGTCAGCTTCGGCCATCCCGGGGTCGGTTATTTGCTGCCGCTTTTCTGGGGGCCGCTTATGCGGCTGTGATGTTCTGGGCTCATGTCCCTTATCTCTATTCTTTCGGAGCTAAGGTGTTGATCTCGCTCGTAATGGTTCTGCTCTCTTACGGATATGGGGGACCGTTGCACTTTATTCGTAACCTGGGCGCTTTTTACTTGGTGAGCTTTGCGACGTTAGGCGGGGTTATCGGGTTATCCTTTCTACTTCGGTCTGCGGAATCCCCTTGGAGCGGAATCACCTACACCTCGGATGGCGGATTGCTCTTGGAGTGGCAATCCCAACTCGGTCTGTTCGTGATCGCCTTCCTGTTATCCGTATGGTTATTTCGAAGTACATCGGAAACGAGACGAAAGAGGCAAGATCTGGAGCAACTGTTCTGGGAAGTTGAAATCAGGATAGACGACGGTAGTTGGAAAATGAACGCTCTCTTAGACACGGGCAATCGACTCTACGATCCGCTGACCCGTATACCCGTCATGATCATGGAGGCAAGCGTTTGGAAGGAACAACTGCCCTCGGGGTGGTGCGAGAGATTAAAGGGCGAATCCGCGGATAAGCTTATTTCCGAGCTGGATGCTCGAGCCTCCGAGGAATACCGGTGGGGTAATCGGCTCCGACTTGTGCCTTATCGTGCGGTTAACGGCTCTACGCGTCTTATGTTGGCCATAAAGCCTGATGTGGTCGTATTGTCTCGGGAAGGACATCCCCTTCTTCAAGTGAACCGGGTTCTTATTGGTTTAGATGGAGGCACGTTGTCATCCGAAGGAACTTACCGCGCCATCGTCCATCCCGACATGGCTCAAGCCGACCCTATAACATCGGCTCCATCTCAACCTGCGTGA
- the sigE gene encoding RNA polymerase sporulation sigma factor SigE yields the protein MFVNLKLRSQLSFYRLLFWFGWKSEEVYYIGGSEALPPPLSREEEEYLLERLSTGDAAIRAMLIERNLRLVVYIARKFENTGIHIEDLVSIGAIGLIKAVNTFDPDKKIKLATYASRCIENEILMYLRRNSKTRTEVSFDEPLNIDWDGNELLLSDVLGTENDTIYRNIEEQVDRKLLHKALDKLSERERTIMELRFGLADGEEKTQKDVADLLGISQSYISRLEKRIIKRLRKEFNKMV from the coding sequence ATGTTCGTGAACTTGAAATTAAGGTCCCAATTGTCGTTTTATCGCCTGTTATTCTGGTTTGGTTGGAAGAGCGAAGAAGTCTACTATATCGGGGGAAGCGAAGCATTACCTCCGCCTTTGAGCCGTGAAGAGGAAGAATATTTACTGGAAAGATTGTCGACGGGGGATGCGGCTATTCGGGCTATGCTTATCGAGCGCAACCTTCGACTAGTCGTCTATATCGCTCGTAAATTCGAGAATACGGGTATCCATATCGAGGATCTTGTATCGATCGGAGCCATCGGTCTTATTAAAGCTGTAAATACGTTTGATCCGGATAAAAAAATTAAATTAGCTACTTATGCTTCCCGGTGTATCGAAAATGAAATTCTGATGTATTTGCGAAGAAATAGCAAGACGCGTACGGAGGTCTCTTTCGACGAACCATTGAATATCGATTGGGATGGGAACGAGTTGTTGCTTTCCGATGTGCTAGGTACCGAGAATGATACGATTTATCGCAATATTGAAGAACAAGTCGACCGCAAGTTGCTTCATAAAGCTCTAGACAAGCTTAGCGAAAGAGAGCGAACAATCATGGAGCTTCGCTTCGGACTAGCTGACGGAGAAGAAAAAACCCAGAAGGACGTTGCCGACTTGTTGGGCATTTCTCAATCGTATATTTCAAGGCTGGAAAAACGCATAATTAAGCGGCTCCGTAAGGAATTTAACAAGATGGTGTAA